The Primulina eburnea isolate SZY01 chromosome 13, ASM2296580v1, whole genome shotgun sequence genome includes a region encoding these proteins:
- the LOC140809283 gene encoding probable aquaporin TIP1-1 — MPRPNEYFNVPLRHLAIGQRDELQKPGAVKAALAEFFSTLIFVFAGSGSGIAYNKLTGGASASPPGLISAAIAHGFALFVAVSISANISGGHVNPAVTFGLFVGGNISLIRGILYIIAQLLGSVAACALLLFTTGGLEPPGFSLSGVSVWSGLVFEIVMTFALVYTVYATAVDPKKGEVGIIAPIAIGFIVGANILAGGPFTGASMNPAVSFGPALVGWFWVDHWVYWAGPLIGAGLAGIVYEVFFISHTHEPLPVDY, encoded by the exons ATGCCGCGTCCGAACGAGTACTTCAACGTCCCTCTTCGCCATCTCGCCATTGGGCAACGTGATGAGCTCCAGAAACCTGGCGCTGTGAAGGCTGCTCTAGCAGAGTTCTTCAGCACACTCATCTTCGTGTTTGCTGGCTCTGGTTCAGGCATTGCGTATAACAAGCTTACTGGTGGCGCCTCCGCCTCCCCTCCAGGACTCATATCTGCCGCGATAGCCCACGGTTTCGCCCTGTTCGTGGCGGTTTCGATTTCCGCTAACATCTCAGGAGGCCACGTCAACCCCGCCGTCACTTTTGGATTGTTTGTTGGTGGAAACATCTCCCTTATCCGCGGTATTCTCTACATCATTGCTCAACTTCTGGGGTCCGTCGCCGCTTGCGCTCTCCTACTCTTCACTACTGGTGGCTTG GAGCCCCCCGGATTCTCCTTGAGCGGCGTGTCCGTATGGAGCGGTTTAGTATTCGAGATAGTGATGACTTTCGCGCTAGTTTACACCGTTTACGCAACTGCCGTTGACCCAAAGAAAGGTGAAGTGGGAATCATCGCACCCATTGCTATAGGTTTCATCGTGGGAGCCAACATCCTCGCCGGCGGGCCGTTCACTGGAGCTTCGATGAACCCTGCGGTTTCATTTGGTCCAGCTTTGGTCGGCTGGTTCTGGGTTGACCATTGGGTTTACTGGGCGGGTCCTCTGATCGGGGCTGGGCTGGCCGGCATAGTTTACGAGGTGTTCTTCATCAGCCACACTCACGAGCCACTGCCCGTTGATTACTGA